One part of the Desulfonema ishimotonii genome encodes these proteins:
- a CDS encoding type IV pilus modification PilV family protein, protein MNGRPGQGGFTYLTVMIMVVVAGIALNGAARYWQTTMKRAREAELLFRGDRIARGLFAWKKDGGTYPRRLEVLLKDPRVPGIRRYLRKIYPDPMTPDGEWGLITDQAGGIRGVFSKSGERPLKIGNFPPAYATFTGAQKYSAWRFVYVPRSSARTPQPENVQEGEGK, encoded by the coding sequence ATGAATGGTAGACCGGGCCAGGGGGGCTTCACCTATCTGACGGTGATGATCATGGTGGTGGTGGCGGGCATTGCCCTGAACGGGGCCGCCCGGTACTGGCAGACCACCATGAAACGGGCAAGGGAGGCGGAACTGCTCTTCCGGGGCGACCGGATTGCCCGCGGGCTTTTTGCCTGGAAAAAGGACGGCGGGACGTATCCCAGACGGCTGGAAGTCCTGCTGAAAGATCCGCGCGTACCAGGGATTCGGCGCTATCTGAGAAAAATTTACCCGGACCCCATGACCCCGGACGGCGAGTGGGGGCTGATCACGGATCAGGCCGGGGGCATCCGGGGGGTGTTCAGCAAAAGCGGGGAAAGGCCTCTGAAGATCGGGAATTTCCCGCCCGCCTATGCCACGTTCACCGGCGCACAGAAATACTCTGCGTGGCGGTTTGTCTATGTGCCCCGGTCCTCCGCCCGGACGCCGCAACCCGAAAACGTTCAGGAAGGAGAGGGAAAATGA
- a CDS encoding type IV pilin protein, with protein sequence MMPGKKQLINRQNGFTLLELMIVVAIVGILATIAMPDMQRYVIRAKETSLQNMLFVFRDVVDQYYGDHGKYPESLEILVSDKYIRAIPKDPFTRSSETWVLIFAEDATGIYDVHSGSDLVSLDGTPYNEW encoded by the coding sequence ATGATGCCGGGAAAAAAGCAGCTCATAAATAGACAAAACGGCTTCACCCTGCTGGAACTGATGATCGTGGTGGCCATTGTCGGCATTCTGGCGACCATCGCCATGCCGGACATGCAGCGGTACGTGATCCGGGCAAAGGAAACCTCTCTTCAGAACATGCTCTTTGTGTTCCGGGATGTGGTTGACCAGTATTACGGCGACCACGGCAAATACCCGGAAAGCCTTGAAATTCTGGTGTCTGACAAATATATCCGGGCCATTCCCAAAGACCCCTTTACCCGGTCCTCGGAAACCTGGGTGCTGATCTTCGCCGAAGATGCCACCGGTATTTACGATGTCCACAGCGGGAGTGACCTGGTGAGTCTGGATGGAACGCCCTACAATGAATGGTAG
- a CDS encoding type II secretion system protein — MRVFFHRQAGLTLIELTVSLAILSILATGIMPLSRMTHQRVRELELRRNLRVIRNALDEYKRLTDEKQIPSEALSSGYPEDLNVLVTGVQMMGQVPVKKKFLRRIPKDPMSEDGEWGLRAYGDEADSRIWGGEDVYDVYSKSDGQALDGSYYRDW, encoded by the coding sequence ATGCGTGTTTTTTTTCACAGACAGGCCGGGCTGACCCTGATCGAACTGACGGTTTCGCTGGCGATTCTCTCGATTCTGGCGACCGGGATCATGCCCCTTTCCCGCATGACCCACCAGCGGGTCAGAGAGCTGGAGCTGCGCCGCAATCTCCGGGTGATCCGCAATGCCCTGGACGAGTACAAGCGGCTGACCGATGAAAAGCAGATCCCGTCCGAAGCGCTCTCCAGCGGATATCCCGAAGATCTGAATGTACTGGTGACAGGAGTTCAGATGATGGGGCAGGTGCCGGTAAAAAAGAAATTTCTCCGCCGGATTCCCAAAGATCCCATGAGCGAAGACGGAGAATGGGGGCTGCGGGCCTATGGGGATGAGGCGGACAGCCGGATATGGGGGGGAGAGGATGTCTACGATGTTTACTCGAAAAGCGACGGACAGGCCCTGGACGGAAGCTATTACCGGGACTGGTGA
- a CDS encoding tetratricopeptide repeat protein, producing the protein MSRNFREEFMADRAVSRSSLQPLCPLHTETVCPGMCGQFMKSLFCRIMLAVMVMTVYGCLITDRYQDEGKQYIVSEDWDKSARYYREYLEKHPDDTEARLLLERSRWKAAEKHLIRGETLLRNGSWNEAIVEFQLSYAMNPSNRKVAVLIKKARDMRAADFSVRQGKNFVKTGHFVQARESFQKALALAPESTEARRLLAYYEKKEARPPKFRLRLKNNAPISLKFKKTPVLNVFEILSQLTGVNFIFDKDIKDTKVTLFMTDVSFDRFLDVLLGTHNLAAKIVDEKTMIIYPATASKIKEYQELQIRTFYLANMEAKQAVGLLSKMLKSKYIIANEALNAVILRAPGDVVELASRIIDANDRAPAEVMLSVEILEVSRTREKQLGLDLNPTSVTIGLGEARSDVEEGVAFADKASLKALNTLSSKELMLSVPTVTLNFLKQDGDTRTLARPQIRVKSGNSSKVLIGERVPLRTNRRVDTTGVVTFDFQYYEIGVKLDARPVVNVHGEVTLEIKLEISALGPNIGTGEDPQYSIRTRTAQSLLTVYDGESVIIGGLISDEERETLRKIPFLGDIPMIGRIFANQDTNDTRTDIIMAITPIVTRNQEIPEIGVTQVWSGAEDHFSVSEPYENIAKQAARYTDRPRQKILLEEQTQETGGQVVVPPLRVE; encoded by the coding sequence ATGAGCAGAAATTTCCGGGAAGAATTTATGGCAGACAGGGCCGTCAGCCGGTCGTCCTTACAGCCCCTCTGCCCTCTGCATACCGAAACCGTCTGTCCGGGAATGTGCGGACAGTTTATGAAAAGCCTCTTCTGCCGGATCATGCTGGCCGTGATGGTGATGACGGTTTACGGCTGTTTGATCACAGACCGTTATCAGGATGAGGGAAAGCAGTATATTGTATCGGAGGACTGGGATAAGAGCGCCCGCTATTACCGGGAATACCTGGAAAAACATCCCGATGACACAGAGGCCCGGCTGCTTTTGGAACGCTCCCGGTGGAAGGCGGCGGAAAAGCACCTGATCCGGGGTGAGACCCTGCTCAGGAACGGAAGCTGGAATGAGGCGATTGTCGAGTTTCAGCTCAGCTATGCCATGAACCCCTCAAACCGCAAGGTGGCCGTGCTGATCAAAAAGGCCAGGGATATGAGAGCCGCCGATTTTTCGGTCCGGCAGGGCAAAAATTTTGTAAAGACCGGCCACTTTGTCCAGGCCAGGGAGTCGTTTCAGAAAGCCCTGGCCCTGGCCCCGGAAAGCACCGAGGCCCGGCGTCTGCTGGCCTATTATGAAAAAAAGGAGGCCCGCCCCCCGAAATTCCGGCTTCGGCTCAAAAACAACGCCCCCATCTCCCTCAAATTCAAAAAGACGCCCGTGCTGAACGTTTTTGAGATATTGTCCCAGCTCACAGGCGTCAACTTCATCTTTGACAAGGACATCAAGGACACCAAAGTGACACTTTTTATGACAGACGTCTCTTTTGACCGGTTCCTTGACGTACTTCTTGGCACCCACAATCTGGCCGCCAAGATCGTGGATGAAAAGACCATGATCATCTACCCGGCCACGGCGTCAAAAATCAAGGAGTATCAGGAACTTCAGATCCGCACCTTTTATCTGGCGAATATGGAGGCCAAACAGGCCGTGGGGCTGCTCTCCAAGATGCTGAAGAGCAAGTATATCATCGCCAACGAGGCCCTCAACGCGGTGATCCTCCGTGCGCCGGGGGATGTGGTGGAGCTGGCGTCCCGGATTATCGACGCCAATGACCGTGCGCCGGCAGAGGTGATGCTGAGCGTTGAAATCCTTGAGGTGAGCCGGACCCGGGAAAAACAGCTGGGGCTGGATCTGAACCCCACCTCCGTCACCATTGGCCTGGGGGAGGCCCGTTCGGATGTGGAAGAAGGGGTCGCCTTTGCGGACAAGGCGTCGCTGAAAGCCCTCAATACCCTCTCCAGCAAGGAACTCATGCTCTCTGTGCCCACGGTGACGCTCAATTTTCTCAAGCAGGACGGTGACACCCGGACCCTCGCCCGGCCCCAGATCCGGGTCAAGAGCGGCAACTCGTCCAAGGTTCTTATCGGTGAACGGGTGCCGCTGCGGACCAACCGGCGGGTCGATACCACCGGCGTGGTGACATTTGATTTCCAGTACTATGAGATCGGCGTGAAACTGGACGCCAGGCCGGTGGTCAACGTCCACGGTGAGGTGACGCTGGAAATCAAGCTGGAGATCAGCGCCCTGGGGCCGAACATCGGGACGGGCGAAGATCCCCAGTACTCCATCCGCACCCGAACGGCCCAGAGCCTCCTGACGGTATATGACGGCGAGTCAGTGATCATCGGGGGGCTGATCAGTGATGAGGAACGTGAAACCCTCCGCAAGATCCCATTTTTAGGAGATATCCCCATGATCGGGCGGATCTTTGCCAACCAGGACACCAATGATACGCGCACGGATATCATCATGGCCATCACCCCCATTGTCACCCGGAATCAGGAGATTCCGGAGATCGGCGTCACGCAGGTCTGGTCCGGGGCTGAGGATCATTTTTCAGTGTCCGAGCCGTATGAGAATATTGCAAAGCAGGCCGCCCGGTATACGGACCGGCCCCGGCAGAAAATTCTTCTGGAAGAGCAAACACAGGAAACCGGCGGGCAGGTTGTCGTACCACCGCTCAGGGTTGAGTGA
- a CDS encoding type 4a pilus biogenesis protein PilO has translation MMTSGQLKAAFRAYRVFWVVAAGVLLANILFYAIAVQEKVRETEALREAYMSKRKKTSVPVEADDKLRQYIGAKQALQAFRKMLPRNNRIREIENEVTALIGRNKLTADPPVFHSDGPGEMLLWCYRAELSVTGPYAGLKQFLADIQNSPRLYCIERLSLQNRSGATEQAEMVLDLSTWMRGSMKMLPLAR, from the coding sequence ATGATGACATCCGGTCAGTTGAAGGCGGCATTCCGGGCATACCGGGTATTCTGGGTCGTGGCTGCGGGCGTTCTGCTGGCCAATATTCTGTTTTACGCCATCGCCGTTCAGGAGAAGGTTCGGGAGACCGAAGCCCTCCGGGAGGCGTATATGTCGAAACGAAAAAAGACGTCCGTGCCGGTGGAAGCCGATGACAAGCTCCGGCAGTACATCGGGGCCAAGCAGGCTCTGCAGGCCTTCAGAAAAATGCTGCCCCGGAACAACCGCATCCGGGAAATTGAAAACGAAGTGACGGCCCTGATCGGCAGAAACAAACTGACGGCAGATCCGCCCGTTTTCCATTCCGACGGGCCGGGGGAAATGCTTCTGTGGTGCTACAGGGCGGAGCTGTCAGTGACCGGTCCCTATGCGGGCCTGAAGCAGTTTCTGGCGGATATTCAGAATTCGCCCAGACTCTACTGCATTGAACGGCTCTCCCTGCAAAACCGTTCCGGTGCGACGGAACAGGCCGAGATGGTCCTTGATCTGTCAACCTGGATGAGGGGAAGCATGAAAATGCTGCCCCTGGCCCGGTGA
- a CDS encoding PilN domain-containing protein — protein sequence MEPIRINLASVDYFDKRMIFAVMAVMVIISLLLFSLNIRRMNRLAHEAEGHRVGIERQKKDQDKKKKTAQLQKMAVGEKEIGATLRHTVFVNRLLAKDIFPWDRILDAFEKKMPEGIFPERLSADETFGRVILTGYADSMDSVQSYLRQREEADLFQKIVLIRISAEQEPPAKGGKPPVRFEIESTLQPERLFPEKEFGLLWKVMIPEPKSDEEDRGSKAGKK from the coding sequence GTGGAACCGATCCGAATCAACCTGGCATCTGTTGACTATTTTGATAAACGGATGATATTTGCCGTCATGGCCGTCATGGTGATAATTTCACTTCTCCTCTTCTCCCTTAATATCCGGCGGATGAACCGGCTGGCCCATGAAGCAGAGGGACACCGGGTGGGAATTGAGCGCCAGAAAAAGGATCAGGATAAGAAAAAAAAGACCGCACAGTTGCAGAAAATGGCCGTGGGTGAAAAAGAAATCGGGGCGACCCTGCGCCATACCGTTTTCGTCAACCGCCTGCTGGCAAAGGATATCTTCCCGTGGGACCGGATTCTGGATGCCTTTGAGAAAAAGATGCCCGAAGGCATTTTCCCGGAGCGCCTCAGCGCCGACGAAACCTTCGGCAGGGTGATCCTGACGGGATATGCCGACAGCATGGATTCGGTGCAATCCTATCTGCGCCAGAGAGAGGAGGCTGACCTGTTTCAGAAGATCGTGCTGATCAGAATCAGTGCCGAACAGGAACCGCCCGCCAAAGGCGGGAAGCCGCCGGTGCGGTTTGAGATCGAAAGCACTTTGCAACCCGAACGGCTCTTCCCGGAAAAGGAATTCGGCCTGCTCTGGAAGGTGATGATTCCGGAGCCAAAATCTGATGAGGAAGACAGGGGATCGAAGGCGGGAAAGAAATGA
- the pilM gene encoding type IV pilus biogenesis protein PilM — MTGRHTAFLGHGLGSRLRKMIRFQWQRPVTGVEITGTSVKIARLEKIGTGWALSALGSAPVPPGALNLAYGKPNIPDTEPVKAAIRAAMAQVGGTIPRAGLSLPGEVVKVVVREFEALPKTGAEVGRMLRWWAEKTFRIPGPALSVSYHHIGKTQNGLIRLLITLGFREVIREYEDLLSALKIDAEVVRPASVNQFNFYSSAMPDSGTVAWLGFSEKAFSFLVAEAGQILFFSGVRTGPGDPAFIRDLDMTLQHYAESCPDRKIEALCMPYPDNYWHLAEELPRIITSEVILLDETRLITLPDPAGEDLPARHLAAYSAAMGAAISLAQ; from the coding sequence ATGACCGGGCGACACACCGCTTTTCTAGGGCATGGCCTCGGCTCACGGCTGCGGAAGATGATCCGTTTTCAGTGGCAACGCCCGGTCACGGGCGTGGAGATAACGGGCACATCGGTAAAAATCGCCCGCCTGGAAAAGATCGGAACCGGATGGGCGCTTTCGGCCCTGGGCAGCGCCCCCGTTCCGCCGGGCGCATTGAATCTGGCCTACGGAAAACCGAATATCCCGGACACGGAGCCGGTGAAAGCGGCCATCCGGGCGGCAATGGCACAGGTGGGTGGCACAATCCCCCGTGCGGGACTGTCGCTGCCCGGCGAGGTCGTCAAGGTGGTGGTCCGCGAATTTGAGGCCCTGCCGAAAACCGGGGCAGAGGTCGGGCGGATGCTCCGCTGGTGGGCCGAAAAAACCTTCCGCATCCCCGGCCCGGCGCTGTCGGTCTCGTATCACCATATCGGAAAGACGCAAAACGGTCTCATCCGGCTGCTGATCACCCTGGGATTCCGCGAGGTGATCCGGGAATACGAAGATCTTCTCAGCGCCCTGAAGATCGACGCCGAGGTGGTCCGGCCCGCATCGGTCAACCAGTTCAATTTTTACAGCAGCGCCATGCCGGACTCCGGGACCGTCGCCTGGCTGGGATTTTCGGAAAAGGCCTTCTCCTTTCTGGTGGCCGAAGCGGGACAGATTCTCTTTTTCAGCGGGGTCAGGACCGGCCCCGGCGACCCGGCCTTTATCCGGGATCTGGACATGACCCTTCAGCACTACGCGGAATCCTGTCCGGACCGGAAAATAGAGGCCCTCTGTATGCCGTATCCTGACAATTACTGGCATCTGGCCGAGGAGCTGCCCCGGATCATCACATCGGAGGTGATCCTTCTGGATGAGACCCGGCTGATCACATTGCCCGATCCGGCAGGGGAAGACCTGCCCGCCCGGCATCTGGCCGCATACAGCGCCGCCATGGGCGCGGCCATCAGCCTGGCGCAGTAA
- a CDS encoding GspE/PulE family protein, which produces MTQTKPSYKKCRFGECALSLGFLDREKLDYVASRQKISKQRIGHICVEEQLLDSEQVARVIAMQYDYPYIQLEAPDDPELFTLIPVGLMKKYHFIPWRREDDRLVIAMSRPRNLIRVVDELEMMLDSEIGVVIASEERIHALTDKIGKSVSALDSLSDDIRLPVIREAADSGDILSLENVASEESLTVKLVNSVILDAINKGASDIHIEASDAGVIIRYRIDGMLYQATDPLDSHHQSAIISRIKVMSELDISEKRVPQDGRFKINVSGRFIDFRISVLPTIFGEDAVIRILDRESLKTGADGFRLEGMGLPEAELRRMRRMIRAPYGMFLMTGPTGSGKTTTLYRALSEVNRKDVKIITIEDPVEYRLKGIVQIQVNEKKGLTFARGLRSVLRHDPDKILVGEIRDAETAQIAIQSALTGHLVFTTVHANRSFEVINRFAHMGIDIYDLVSALNCVVAQRLIRTLCSCRQPTEIPDEELTESGLVRQRDQVFYRAVGCEQCNGTGFRGRKAVLEMVALDDDMRALMVQRAPASALKKQAGASGTVFLRQAALAEVVSGVTTLDEANRITFAEAVA; this is translated from the coding sequence ATGACCCAGACAAAACCATCATACAAAAAGTGCAGGTTCGGGGAATGCGCCCTCTCCCTGGGGTTTCTGGACCGGGAAAAGCTCGACTATGTGGCCTCCCGGCAGAAGATCAGCAAGCAGCGCATCGGCCACATCTGTGTTGAGGAACAGCTGCTGGACAGCGAACAGGTGGCCCGGGTCATCGCCATGCAGTACGATTACCCCTATATTCAGCTGGAAGCCCCGGATGACCCGGAGCTGTTCACCCTGATCCCGGTCGGGCTGATGAAAAAATACCATTTCATCCCCTGGCGCCGGGAGGATGACCGGCTGGTGATCGCCATGTCCCGGCCCCGGAACCTGATCCGGGTGGTGGACGAGCTGGAGATGATGCTCGACAGCGAGATCGGCGTGGTGATCGCCAGCGAGGAGCGAATCCACGCGCTGACCGACAAGATCGGCAAATCGGTCAGCGCCCTCGATTCACTCTCCGACGATATCCGGCTGCCGGTGATCCGGGAGGCTGCGGACAGCGGGGATATCCTCAGTCTGGAGAACGTCGCCAGCGAGGAGAGCCTCACCGTCAAGCTGGTCAATTCCGTCATCCTCGACGCCATCAACAAGGGGGCCAGTGACATCCACATCGAGGCTTCGGATGCGGGGGTGATCATCCGGTACCGGATCGACGGTATGCTGTATCAGGCCACGGACCCGCTGGACAGCCATCACCAGAGCGCCATCATCTCCCGGATCAAGGTCATGTCCGAACTGGACATCTCCGAAAAACGGGTTCCCCAGGACGGCCGGTTCAAAATCAATGTCAGTGGCCGGTTCATCGACTTCCGAATCTCCGTCCTGCCCACCATCTTCGGCGAGGATGCGGTCATCCGCATCCTGGACCGGGAGAGTCTGAAAACAGGGGCGGACGGGTTCCGGCTGGAGGGAATGGGGCTGCCGGAGGCGGAACTTCGGCGGATGCGGCGGATGATCCGCGCGCCCTACGGCATGTTTCTGATGACCGGGCCGACCGGCAGCGGAAAGACCACCACCCTCTACCGGGCGCTCTCCGAGGTCAACCGGAAAGACGTGAAGATCATCACCATTGAAGATCCGGTGGAATACCGGTTAAAGGGGATTGTCCAGATTCAGGTCAATGAGAAAAAAGGGCTGACCTTTGCCAGGGGGCTGCGCTCCGTTCTGCGGCATGATCCCGATAAGATTCTGGTGGGCGAGATCCGGGACGCCGAAACCGCTCAGATCGCCATTCAGTCGGCCCTGACCGGACATCTGGTCTTTACCACCGTTCACGCCAACCGCTCCTTTGAGGTGATCAACCGGTTTGCCCACATGGGCATCGACATCTATGATCTGGTCTCGGCCCTCAACTGCGTTGTGGCCCAGCGGCTGATCCGCACCCTCTGTTCATGCCGCCAGCCGACAGAAATCCCGGATGAGGAACTGACGGAATCGGGACTGGTCCGGCAGCGGGATCAGGTGTTTTACCGGGCCGTGGGCTGTGAACAGTGCAACGGGACCGGCTTCCGGGGCAGGAAGGCCGTTCTGGAGATGGTGGCCCTGGATGATGACATGCGGGCGCTGATGGTTCAGCGGGCGCCTGCGTCGGCACTGAAAAAGCAGGCCGGGGCATCCGGCACGGTATTTCTGAGACAGGCAGCCCTGGCCGAAGTCGTCAGCGGCGTGACGACGCTGGACGAGGCCAACCGGATCACCTTTGCGGAGGCCGTCGCATGA
- a CDS encoding type II secretion system F family protein yields the protein MPVFRCRIAPKGDGKIVEKTLMAESPTALKNHLEGEGNFVFEIQPAEGRGTLLRHFIRRKRVRSGDFFVFNQEFAVLLRAGLPVVGALDTIIEKGEDDRSELNRLLTDIREDIAAGESLSGAFGKYAHIFSRLYSATLQAGEKSGDIITALTRYTDYMKKVAEIRQQVIAASVYPVILTVVSVFTLVFLLVFVVPTFTESFFEAGTQLPAMTRVLIGFSITLRSYFASVLAAGFGAACGLIWLQNTETGRGYSDRWKLVIPFISGLYRSYFTARFARTLSTMLSGGTPLPEALRIATGVLDNRSLRHHLNRVIISLEQGDGLTAPLSREKLLPVIALRMIGAGESGGSLPGVLQDVADFYDSEVNTRLAILTAAIEPGLMVMMGGLIGFIVLAMYLPIFQLAGTIS from the coding sequence ATGCCTGTGTTTCGATGCCGGATCGCGCCAAAGGGCGATGGCAAAATCGTTGAGAAGACGCTCATGGCGGAATCCCCGACGGCCCTGAAAAACCATCTGGAGGGGGAAGGGAATTTCGTATTTGAGATTCAGCCCGCCGAAGGGCGCGGGACGCTGCTCCGGCATTTCATCCGTCGGAAACGGGTCCGGTCCGGCGATTTCTTTGTCTTCAATCAGGAGTTCGCCGTATTGCTCCGGGCCGGACTCCCGGTGGTGGGGGCACTCGATACCATCATCGAAAAGGGCGAAGATGACCGCTCAGAGCTGAACAGGCTGCTCACGGATATCCGGGAAGATATTGCCGCAGGTGAATCCCTTTCCGGGGCGTTCGGAAAGTATGCCCACATCTTTTCAAGGCTCTACAGCGCCACCCTTCAGGCCGGGGAAAAGAGCGGGGACATTATCACGGCCCTTACCCGGTACACCGACTACATGAAAAAGGTGGCCGAGATCCGGCAGCAGGTGATTGCCGCATCCGTCTACCCGGTGATCCTGACCGTTGTCTCGGTCTTCACCCTGGTCTTTCTGCTGGTCTTTGTGGTGCCGACCTTTACCGAGTCTTTTTTTGAGGCCGGGACACAGCTCCCGGCCATGACCCGTGTGCTGATCGGGTTCAGCATCACGCTCAGATCGTATTTCGCCTCTGTTCTCGCAGCGGGTTTCGGAGCGGCATGCGGACTGATCTGGCTTCAGAACACTGAAACGGGCCGGGGGTATTCGGACCGGTGGAAGCTGGTGATCCCCTTTATCAGCGGCCTCTACCGCAGCTATTTCACGGCCCGGTTCGCACGGACCCTCTCCACCATGCTGAGCGGCGGCACTCCGCTTCCGGAAGCCCTTCGGATTGCCACCGGAGTGCTGGACAACCGCTCGCTCCGGCATCACCTGAACCGGGTCATCATAAGCCTGGAACAGGGGGACGGTCTGACGGCCCCCCTCTCCCGTGAAAAGCTCCTGCCGGTCATCGCCCTTCGCATGATCGGTGCGGGGGAAAGCGGCGGCTCCCTGCCCGGCGTGCTTCAGGATGTGGCCGATTTTTACGACAGCGAGGTCAATACCCGGCTGGCAATACTGACCGCAGCCATTGAGCCGGGGCTGATGGTGATGATGGGCGGACTGATCGGGTTCATCGTCCTGGCCATGTACCTGCCCATCTTTCAACTGGCCGGAACCATTTCATAA